In Microcoleus sp. AS-A8, one DNA window encodes the following:
- a CDS encoding SAM-dependent methyltransferase, translated as MGLKLEKVIPWGRSLSEYVKMFHLTPHDLDLRILDCAGGPASFNSEMSHQGYSVISCDPIYQFSADEIAQRIQETYPTVIEGVKAAQEYYVWQDIQSPEQLGQIRMTAMQLFVEDFPLGIQQGRYVMGELPRLPFECDRFDLALCSHFLFTYSDLISQEFHLASIQELCRVAAEVRIFPLLNISGEPSYLLPLVMKELTAQGYNLEIKQVPYEFQKGGNQLLRVW; from the coding sequence ATGGGCTTAAAACTGGAAAAAGTGATTCCTTGGGGACGTTCCCTGAGCGAATATGTCAAAATGTTTCACCTAACGCCTCATGACCTCGATTTGAGAATTCTCGATTGTGCCGGTGGTCCTGCCAGCTTCAACAGCGAGATGAGTCATCAAGGATACTCAGTGATTTCATGTGACCCGATTTATCAGTTTTCTGCCGATGAAATTGCCCAGCGTATCCAAGAAACTTACCCAACCGTTATAGAGGGTGTTAAGGCTGCTCAGGAATACTACGTCTGGCAGGATATCCAATCACCCGAACAATTGGGGCAAATCCGCATGACGGCTATGCAATTATTTGTGGAAGATTTTCCCCTAGGAATTCAGCAAGGACGTTATGTGATGGGTGAACTGCCGAGGTTGCCCTTTGAGTGCGATCGCTTTGACTTAGCCTTGTGTAGCCATTTTCTATTTACTTATTCCGATTTAATCTCCCAAGAATTTCACCTTGCCTCAATTCAGGAACTGTGTCGCGTGGCGGCTGAAGTGCGAATTTTCCCCCTATTAAATATTTCTGGGGAACCTTCCTATTTGCTGCCATTGGTAATGAAAGAATTAACGGCACAGGGGTATAACTTGGAAATTAAACAGGTGCCTTATGAATTTCAGAAAGGAGGTAACCAGCTATTGCGAGTTTGGTAG
- a CDS encoding VOC family protein encodes MSDLGFTHVALPVTHVDASIAFYSKYARMQVVHRRTDQTTQSDVVWLGDLTRPFVIVLIQMPTVEHPLLPIAHLGVACATREEVDHLCEQARLEGVLETGPTEEGYPVGYWAFIRDPDGHTLEISYGQEVSFTVKQAAEMKSKE; translated from the coding sequence ATGTCCGATCTGGGGTTTACACACGTCGCGCTTCCTGTAACTCATGTGGATGCCAGCATCGCATTTTATTCAAAGTATGCACGAATGCAAGTGGTTCACCGCCGCACGGATCAAACCACTCAATCTGATGTTGTCTGGCTAGGCGACCTCACTCGCCCTTTTGTGATCGTGCTGATCCAAATGCCGACCGTAGAACATCCACTCTTACCCATCGCACATCTGGGTGTAGCGTGCGCGACTCGTGAGGAAGTTGATCACCTTTGTGAGCAGGCTCGGTTAGAGGGTGTTCTAGAAACAGGGCCGACGGAGGAGGGATACCCGGTGGGTTACTGGGCTTTTATCCGTGACCCGGACGGTCATACCCTGGAAATTTCCTATGGTCAGGAAGTGAGTTTTACCGTCAAGCAAGCCGCTGAAATGAAATCCAAGGAATAA
- a CDS encoding pentapeptide repeat-containing protein codes for MANAEQLALLRQGVYFWNRQKPESCQMPIDLSESDLKEANLRGAYFQGANLSRANLSRANLSQANLSRANLSGARLECVSLSRANLNQADLEGAILFQSNLSQANLIGASLQETDLQVTTLFQANLTGACLRGTIFWRSHLMRAVLRRVDFHEAILQETSLRQADLREADCTGVYFNEASLSEANLRGANLQNALVKKTSFWRTNLQQASLKGAYLRRIVFNQTDLSGASFQGAQLQGAVFRGANLTGANFEGANLERAVFRGANLTGTNLKGASLQWAIFREANIEQTEGWNSSFNQEALIR; via the coding sequence ATGGCAAATGCGGAACAGCTCGCATTGCTTAGGCAAGGGGTATATTTCTGGAATCGGCAGAAGCCAGAAAGTTGTCAGATGCCAATAGACCTCAGCGAGTCGGACTTAAAAGAAGCAAATCTTCGCGGAGCCTACTTCCAAGGCGCTAACCTGAGTCGAGCTAACCTGAGTCGAGCTAACCTGAGTCAAGCTAACCTGAGTCGAGCCAACCTGAGTGGCGCACGACTAGAGTGTGTGTCCTTGAGTCGAGCCAACTTGAATCAGGCAGACCTTGAGGGGGCGATTCTCTTCCAATCCAACCTCAGCCAAGCCAACTTAATCGGCGCTTCTCTTCAAGAAACTGACCTTCAAGTCACAACACTCTTTCAGGCTAACTTAACAGGAGCTTGCCTGCGAGGCACAATTTTTTGGCGATCGCATCTCATGAGAGCTGTTTTAAGGAGGGTAGATTTCCATGAAGCGATCCTTCAGGAAACAAGCCTTCGGCAAGCCGACCTGAGGGAAGCCGACTGCACTGGGGTATACTTCAACGAGGCTAGCCTCAGCGAGGCCAATCTTCGAGGAGCAAACCTTCAGAATGCTCTGGTCAAGAAAACCAGCTTTTGGCGCACCAACCTTCAACAAGCGTCCCTAAAAGGAGCTTACCTGAGAAGGATCGTCTTTAATCAGACCGACCTAAGCGGTGCTTCCTTTCAAGGCGCACAACTTCAAGGAGCTGTGTTTAGAGGAGCCAACCTCACAGGCGCTAACTTTGAGGGAGCCAACCTTGAGAGAGCTGTCTTTAGAGGGGCAAATCTTACAGGAACTAATCTCAAAGGAGCTTCTCTTCAATGGGCTATCTTCAGAGAAGCTAATATAGAACAAACTGAAGGATGGAATAGCAGCTTCAATCAGGAAGCCTTAATTCGTTAA
- a CDS encoding DUF2949 domain-containing protein yields MNSKRLQGLICFLQDDLAIPSTSIDLAVRHLPDTLNLVPMILWQYGLVTLHQLDQIFDWLETA; encoded by the coding sequence ATGAATTCAAAACGTTTGCAAGGGTTAATTTGTTTTTTACAGGATGACTTGGCGATTCCATCGACTTCCATTGACTTGGCTGTACGCCATCTCCCCGATACTCTCAATCTCGTACCAATGATTCTTTGGCAGTACGGATTGGTAACACTCCACCAGTTAGATCAAATTTTCGATTGGTTGGAAACGGCTTAA
- the glmS gene encoding glutamine--fructose-6-phosphate transaminase (isomerizing): MCGIVGYIGTQTATDILLAGLEKLEYRGYDSAGIATVLEGEIHCVRAKGKLYNLREKLEREVNPAKLGIGHTRWATHGKPEEYNAHPHMDSAMRVAVVQNGIIENYRELREELKERGHEFRSDTDTEVIPHLIAEFLRQEQLANSQQANSLLEAVRGTVNKLKGAFAIAVISADYPDELIVARQQAPLAIGFGQGEFFCASDTPALVPHTNAVLTLDNGELARLTPLGVEVYNFAGERLKKYPRTLNWNPVLVEKQGFRHFMLKEIYEQPGVVRNCLEAYLDASWNPADVTQSPINLGASPELYADLEQIQILACGTSWHAGLVGKYLLEQLAGIPTMVQYASEFRYAPAPLTANTLTIGVTQSGETADTLAALEMEKRRRFGQLPKYEPRLLGITNRPESSLGHLVDQMIDTHAGIEIGVAATKTFVSQLMAFYGLALDLAWRRQTLTATRMEEILVGLRQLPAQIELILESQERYIEELAHNFAETQDFIFLGRGINFPIALEGALKLKEISYIHAEGYPAGEMKHGPIALLDAKVPVVAIAMPGTVYEKVLSNAQEAKARDARLIGVTPMNEHEAAETFDDLLPVPVVEELLSPILTVIPLQLLAYHIAARRGLDVDQPRNLAKSVTVE, encoded by the coding sequence ATGTGTGGAATCGTTGGCTATATTGGCACCCAAACGGCTACGGACATTTTGCTAGCTGGATTAGAGAAGCTGGAGTACCGGGGCTACGATTCAGCAGGTATTGCCACAGTTTTGGAAGGTGAGATTCACTGTGTTCGGGCAAAGGGGAAACTCTACAACCTTCGCGAGAAGCTAGAACGGGAAGTCAACCCGGCTAAACTCGGCATTGGGCATACTCGCTGGGCGACTCACGGCAAGCCAGAGGAATATAACGCTCATCCTCACATGGATAGTGCCATGAGGGTGGCGGTTGTGCAAAATGGGATTATTGAAAATTATCGGGAGTTACGGGAAGAATTAAAGGAGCGAGGGCATGAGTTTCGCTCAGATACAGATACCGAGGTGATTCCCCACTTAATTGCTGAGTTTCTCAGGCAGGAGCAACTTGCTAATTCGCAACAGGCTAATTCCTTGCTAGAGGCGGTACGCGGCACGGTGAACAAACTCAAAGGGGCATTTGCGATCGCGGTGATTTCCGCTGACTATCCCGATGAACTGATCGTCGCACGTCAACAAGCGCCTTTAGCTATTGGCTTTGGTCAGGGGGAGTTTTTCTGTGCCTCTGATACACCCGCCTTGGTGCCTCATACTAACGCTGTGCTGACGCTGGACAATGGGGAACTGGCACGACTGACTCCTCTAGGTGTTGAAGTTTACAACTTTGCAGGGGAACGCTTAAAAAAATATCCCCGCACCCTCAACTGGAATCCTGTTTTGGTGGAAAAACAGGGCTTCCGGCACTTTATGCTCAAGGAAATTTATGAGCAACCTGGAGTGGTGCGAAATTGTCTAGAAGCTTATCTAGACGCTAGTTGGAATCCAGCCGATGTCACTCAATCCCCGATTAATTTGGGCGCATCGCCGGAACTGTACGCTGATTTAGAACAAATTCAAATCCTCGCCTGTGGCACCAGTTGGCACGCCGGTTTAGTTGGGAAATACTTGCTCGAACAGTTAGCTGGGATTCCGACAATGGTGCAGTATGCCTCTGAGTTTCGCTACGCACCTGCACCGCTAACCGCCAACACCCTGACAATTGGCGTCACCCAGTCAGGGGAGACAGCGGATACCCTAGCAGCGCTGGAGATGGAAAAACGCCGTCGTTTTGGTCAACTCCCCAAGTATGAACCGCGACTGTTGGGGATTACCAATCGCCCGGAAAGTTCTCTTGGACATCTCGTCGATCAGATGATCGACACCCATGCAGGCATCGAAATTGGTGTTGCCGCCACTAAAACTTTTGTCAGCCAGCTTATGGCGTTTTACGGTTTGGCGTTGGATTTGGCATGGCGGCGTCAAACCTTAACCGCTACTCGCATGGAGGAAATTTTAGTGGGTTTGCGGCAATTGCCAGCGCAGATTGAGTTAATTCTGGAGAGTCAGGAACGTTATATCGAGGAATTGGCACACAACTTTGCAGAGACGCAAGATTTTATCTTTTTGGGACGCGGAATTAATTTCCCCATTGCCCTGGAAGGGGCGCTGAAATTGAAGGAAATTAGCTATATTCACGCGGAGGGGTATCCTGCTGGGGAGATGAAGCACGGCCCGATCGCACTGTTGGATGCGAAGGTACCGGTTGTTGCGATCGCTATGCCCGGTACAGTCTACGAGAAAGTGCTCTCCAATGCCCAAGAAGCAAAAGCGCGTGATGCCCGACTGATTGGGGTGACGCCGATGAATGAGCATGAAGCGGCGGAGACGTTTGATGATTTGTTACCGGTGCCAGTGGTGGAAGAGTTGCTCTCACCTATTCTCACGGTGATTCCGTTGCAACTGTTGGCTTATCACATTGCTGCACGGCGCGGATTGGATGTTGACCAGCCCCGTAACCTGGCAAAATCGGTGACTGTTGAATAA
- the psaC gene encoding photosystem I iron-sulfur center protein PsaC — protein MSHTVKIYDTCIGCTQCVRACPTDVLEMVPWDGCKAAQIASSPRTEDCVGCKRCETACPTDFLSIRVYLGAETTRSMGLSY, from the coding sequence ATGTCTCATACCGTCAAGATTTACGATACTTGCATTGGTTGCACGCAATGCGTTCGCGCTTGTCCAACAGACGTTCTGGAGATGGTTCCCTGGGACGGCTGTAAAGCCGCTCAAATTGCTTCTTCTCCCCGCACAGAAGATTGTGTAGGTTGTAAGCGCTGTGAAACAGCCTGTCCTACTGACTTTCTAAGCATCCGGGTTTACCTGGGGGCAGAAACCACTCGCAGTATGGGCTTGTCTTACTAA